In Devosia sp. 1566, a single genomic region encodes these proteins:
- a CDS encoding DUF892 family protein, with the protein MATEKTLSDAFYEALKDVYFAERTSVRALKKAAKAAKHPELKQALEKHGEESAEQVERLQQVFEIFGKAARGKTCEAIQGLMAEMEEHLEDFKDSEASDAVLIGSAQAMEHYEIARYGMLKSWAQQLGLKDAADLLEQTLNEEKNADQLLTELAESSANQQAA; encoded by the coding sequence ATGGCAACGGAAAAGACACTCAGCGACGCTTTCTACGAAGCTCTCAAGGATGTTTACTTCGCCGAGCGCACCTCGGTGCGGGCACTCAAGAAGGCCGCGAAAGCCGCCAAGCACCCCGAGCTCAAGCAAGCCCTGGAAAAGCATGGCGAAGAAAGCGCGGAACAAGTCGAGCGCCTTCAGCAGGTGTTCGAAATCTTCGGAAAGGCGGCGCGAGGCAAGACCTGCGAGGCTATCCAAGGTTTGATGGCCGAAATGGAAGAGCATCTGGAGGACTTCAAGGACAGTGAAGCCTCGGATGCCGTTCTTATCGGGAGTGCTCAGGCAATGGAGCACTATGAGATTGCTCGTTATGGCATGCTGAAGTCATGGGCGCAGCAGCTGGGACTGAAGGATGCGGCGGACTTGCTGGAGCAGACCCTCAACGAAGAAAAGAACGCAGACCAGTTGCTCACTGAACTTGCAGAAAGCTCCGCGAACCAGCAGGCCGCTTAA
- a CDS encoding esterase-like activity of phytase family protein — protein MLKALALGVSLSCLSALALAQDGAEGPAKFDAVLKAHAQLPAQTFLPVPADAPPGLQLSGRFTSGTRVETPYGWDNPASGIAMPFPGQPLQGMSGVRSLGNDRFLFLTDNGFGNKANSADAMLMFNILKMDWTAGKVGIEETIFLKDPNRVVPFPIVTEHSDSRYLTGADFDPESIQPVGENYWIGDEFGPWLIEVDGEGVVLQVIKTNPGGIDYRSPDNQFTSQPAAGATVTGINTGRSGGYEGMAQSMDGKTLYPLLEKQFYDEEAGSLETVDGQPVIRMLEFDAAGASWSDTVRRYPLDDAGHAIGDFNLFEGTRGLIIERDNNEGDDGREKAAAFKRIYLVDLARADENGVLEKIAYIDLMAIQDPDGIAPRGSKDGVFTFPFVTIEDVDLVDSTTIIVANDNNYPGSTGREAGRADDNEYILLDVADFLAAQ, from the coding sequence ATGCTTAAAGCTCTCGCGCTTGGCGTCAGCCTCAGTTGCCTTTCCGCTCTCGCCCTGGCTCAGGACGGCGCCGAAGGTCCGGCAAAGTTCGACGCTGTGCTCAAGGCTCATGCGCAATTGCCCGCCCAGACATTCCTCCCGGTCCCGGCCGACGCGCCTCCCGGCCTTCAGCTTTCGGGCCGTTTTACCTCTGGCACGCGGGTCGAGACGCCTTACGGCTGGGACAATCCGGCTTCGGGTATTGCTATGCCTTTTCCGGGTCAGCCCCTCCAGGGCATGAGCGGCGTGCGTTCGCTCGGCAATGACCGCTTCCTGTTTCTGACGGATAATGGCTTTGGCAACAAGGCCAACTCCGCCGACGCGATGCTGATGTTCAACATCCTCAAAATGGACTGGACCGCCGGCAAGGTTGGTATCGAGGAAACGATCTTCCTCAAGGACCCCAATCGGGTCGTGCCGTTCCCGATCGTCACCGAACATAGCGACAGCCGGTATCTTACCGGGGCTGACTTCGACCCTGAGTCGATCCAGCCTGTGGGCGAAAACTACTGGATCGGCGACGAGTTCGGCCCTTGGTTGATCGAAGTTGACGGCGAGGGCGTCGTGTTGCAGGTCATCAAGACCAATCCTGGCGGCATCGACTACAGGTCTCCGGACAACCAGTTTACCTCGCAGCCTGCGGCGGGCGCGACTGTCACCGGTATCAACACCGGCCGCTCCGGTGGCTACGAAGGCATGGCGCAGTCAATGGACGGGAAAACGCTGTATCCACTGCTCGAAAAGCAGTTCTACGATGAAGAGGCGGGGTCGCTGGAGACCGTAGACGGGCAGCCGGTTATTCGCATGCTGGAATTTGATGCCGCTGGCGCATCGTGGAGCGATACGGTTCGCCGCTATCCGCTCGATGATGCCGGCCACGCCATCGGAGACTTCAACCTATTTGAGGGCACCCGTGGCCTGATCATTGAGCGTGACAATAATGAAGGTGACGATGGTCGCGAAAAGGCCGCCGCCTTTAAGCGCATCTATCTGGTTGATCTCGCCCGTGCAGACGAGAACGGCGTGCTTGAAAAGATCGCCTATATCGACCTGATGGCCATTCAGGATCCCGATGGCATTGCCCCGCGCGGCAGCAAGGACGGGGTCTTCACGTTCCCATTCGTGACCATCGAAGACGTCGACTTGGTCGATTCCACCACCATCATCGTCGCCAACGATAACAACTATCCCGGCTCCACCGGTCGTGAAGCCGGCCGCGCCGATGACAATGAGTACATCCTCCTGGACGTCGCCGACTTTCTCGCCGCCCAATAG
- a CDS encoding phosphodiester glycosidase family protein — protein MAWILRGTFLLLLLLLSSQRAQAQHCASQQFAGNGYLVCTVDPASDDLRLYWRSPDGRPFRHFRELADAVESQGEKLGFAMNAGMYLPDFTPSGLYVEDGRELRPLNTNSVNAEPGRVPNFYKKPNGVFFLSEEGAGVLTTEAFQAGRPPARFATQSGPMLVIEGEIHPLLIPGSSDRTRRSGIGVCEEGEVRLAISAGNVNFHDFAELFRDHLQCPNALFLDGGRGTGIYDPALGRRDYSWHGGFGPMFGLVK, from the coding sequence ATGGCGTGGATACTGCGAGGAACGTTCCTGTTGTTGTTGCTGCTGCTGTCGTCTCAACGCGCGCAGGCACAACATTGCGCATCGCAGCAATTTGCAGGCAACGGATACCTTGTTTGCACCGTGGACCCGGCGAGCGATGATTTGCGCCTGTACTGGCGGTCCCCAGATGGGCGTCCCTTCCGGCATTTTCGCGAACTCGCTGACGCCGTGGAAAGTCAAGGCGAGAAGCTGGGTTTCGCGATGAACGCAGGGATGTACTTGCCCGATTTCACCCCCTCAGGGCTTTACGTTGAAGACGGTAGGGAATTGCGGCCGCTAAACACCAACTCCGTCAACGCGGAACCTGGCCGAGTGCCCAATTTCTACAAGAAGCCGAACGGAGTATTTTTCCTCAGCGAGGAAGGCGCGGGCGTTCTAACCACCGAAGCCTTCCAAGCAGGGCGCCCCCCTGCCCGCTTCGCCACCCAGTCCGGCCCCATGCTGGTGATCGAGGGCGAGATCCATCCGCTCCTGATCCCCGGCTCTTCCGATCGAACCCGCCGAAGCGGCATCGGTGTGTGCGAAGAGGGCGAAGTGCGCCTCGCCATCAGCGCCGGCAATGTCAACTTCCATGACTTTGCCGAACTGTTCCGGGATCATCTTCAGTGTCCCAATGCGCTCTTCCTTGATGGGGGGCGGGGCACGGGCATCTACGATCCAGCATTGGGTCGGCGAGACTACTCATGGCATGGTGGCTTTGGACCGATGTTTGGTCTGGTGAAATAG
- a CDS encoding VOC family protein, producing the protein MFKGINVVSITVPDLDLARDFYRDIFGLGEPVYDLPEIAWVEFSTGGSGGNLAITLPETGEFLASHHTTLVLNVENCAEAVSALRARGVECGDPVPVPGMVTYAHVFDPFGNRLQIVSDLPA; encoded by the coding sequence ATGTTCAAGGGCATCAACGTTGTCTCCATCACAGTGCCCGACCTTGACCTTGCGCGCGATTTCTACCGGGACATATTTGGGCTCGGTGAGCCCGTTTATGATCTTCCCGAGATCGCCTGGGTTGAATTTTCGACTGGCGGGAGCGGCGGAAACCTTGCGATCACCTTGCCCGAGACTGGTGAATTCCTTGCTTCGCATCACACCACCTTGGTCCTGAACGTCGAGAACTGTGCTGAAGCGGTCTCAGCGCTCCGGGCCAGAGGCGTCGAATGCGGAGACCCGGTTCCCGTACCGGGCATGGTCACCTATGCCCATGTCTTTGATCCCTTCGGCAACCGACTGCAGATCGTGTCGGATCTGCCAGCGTAG
- a CDS encoding response regulator, whose amino-acid sequence MTSKITVLVVEDEALLRMNTVEELTDQGLEVVEAANAREAIAIFQSGKRFECLFTDVDMPGDVDGLELATMVKDAWPPIEVIVTSGHRNVTHDDLPPRGVFVGKPYSLDTVGDLIRRLTAASEQFHA is encoded by the coding sequence ATGACCAGCAAGATCACCGTCCTCGTCGTGGAGGATGAAGCCCTGCTCCGAATGAACACTGTCGAGGAGCTGACGGATCAAGGGCTTGAGGTGGTAGAAGCGGCAAACGCCAGGGAAGCCATTGCCATTTTCCAATCCGGCAAGCGCTTTGAATGCCTGTTTACCGATGTCGACATGCCCGGTGATGTGGATGGTCTGGAGCTGGCGACAATGGTCAAGGACGCCTGGCCGCCGATCGAGGTCATAGTGACATCCGGGCACCGCAACGTAACGCATGACGACCTGCCGCCTCGCGGGGTTTTCGTAGGCAAGCCATATAGCTTGGACACGGTCGGAGACTTGATCCGTCGTCTCACTGCCGCGAGTGAGCAGTTTCACGCATAG
- a CDS encoding aldo/keto reductase, whose amino-acid sequence MLPRLGFGAAGLGSTEVSETQASSTVETAWETGVRFYDTSPWYGRGLSERRIGTVLASKPRDELILSTKVGRIFVAPANIRAFRSSDRFAPTALPFDYYHDYSYEGVMRSYEDSLQRLGMNRVDMLIIHDLDRTSFGTDALVQAHLAQLATGGIRALKELKQAGRVQAIGAGVNRIGTIPLFLECLELDFFLVALPYTLAEQPALDREFPLCEEKAVGIIVGAPLASGILATGPVPGARYNYHEPTSEESERVRRMEEVCRDHEISLAAAALQFPLHHPLVASVIPGGIEPAHPFRNHSDMLRDIPVAFWAELKARGLLRADAPVPSR is encoded by the coding sequence ATGCTGCCCAGGCTGGGGTTCGGTGCAGCCGGGCTGGGCAGTACTGAAGTGTCGGAGACCCAAGCGTCCTCTACAGTTGAAACGGCCTGGGAGACCGGGGTTCGCTTCTACGATACCTCGCCGTGGTATGGACGCGGGCTGAGCGAACGCCGGATTGGGACGGTGCTGGCGAGCAAGCCGCGCGACGAGCTGATCCTGTCGACCAAGGTCGGTCGCATCTTCGTCGCGCCCGCCAATATCCGCGCCTTCCGGAGCTCGGATCGGTTTGCCCCAACTGCTCTGCCGTTCGATTATTACCACGACTACTCCTATGAGGGCGTCATGCGGTCCTATGAGGATAGCCTCCAGCGCCTGGGCATGAACCGGGTCGACATGCTGATCATCCACGATCTCGATCGCACCAGCTTTGGCACCGATGCCCTGGTGCAGGCCCACCTTGCCCAACTCGCCACCGGGGGCATCAGAGCGCTCAAGGAGCTGAAGCAAGCTGGGCGAGTTCAAGCGATTGGAGCGGGGGTCAACCGGATCGGCACCATCCCCTTGTTCCTCGAATGCCTTGAGCTCGACTTTTTTCTTGTCGCGCTTCCTTACACCTTGGCAGAGCAGCCTGCACTCGATCGGGAATTCCCCCTGTGCGAGGAAAAAGCGGTCGGTATCATTGTCGGCGCCCCGCTTGCATCAGGCATTCTGGCCACGGGCCCTGTCCCTGGAGCTCGATACAACTATCACGAGCCGACCTCCGAGGAGAGCGAGCGAGTACGCCGGATGGAAGAGGTTTGCCGGGATCACGAGATTTCTCTAGCCGCCGCAGCGTTGCAATTCCCCCTGCACCATCCGCTTGTGGCTTCAGTTATTCCGGGGGGAATAGAACCCGCCCACCCCTTTCGGAACCACAGCGATATGTTGCGGGACATACCTGTTGCCTTCTGGGCTGAATTGAAAGCGCGCGGTCTTCTGCGAGCTGATGCTCCTGTTCCCTCGAGATGA
- a CDS encoding AraC family transcriptional regulator, whose product MIDPLAEIVTMLQPSMPFSKAASGSGSWRVEGAAEGSPFFAVILDGSSRLSVDGEPEAELKANDFVLVPASCRFTMSSSEADVEEGVDPLRVTRLGEETRHGDPSGHPNMRVLVGRLSFGSPDSTLIVALLPRVLLVRGQARLTDLVRMLRNEAQDTRPAKDIVLERLLQLLLIEALRSNSASPETPGIMRGLADRHLGPAIRLMHGTPAKAWTIDELAKAAMLSRSVFFDRFQKQTGMAPMEYLLSWRMALAKDMLRRRDGGMKEIASRIGYGSASAFSVAFSRFVGLPPSQYAGLTELDHASARTTVPTAS is encoded by the coding sequence TTGATCGATCCCCTCGCCGAAATCGTCACCATGCTGCAGCCGAGCATGCCCTTCTCGAAGGCCGCCAGTGGTTCAGGCAGTTGGCGCGTGGAGGGCGCAGCTGAAGGCAGCCCGTTCTTCGCCGTCATTCTGGACGGCTCTTCGAGGCTCAGCGTCGATGGGGAACCGGAAGCAGAGTTGAAAGCAAATGACTTCGTGCTCGTTCCGGCATCCTGTCGCTTCACCATGTCGAGCAGTGAAGCCGACGTGGAGGAAGGTGTTGATCCCCTGCGGGTGACCCGGCTTGGGGAGGAGACCCGGCACGGCGACCCAAGTGGGCATCCGAATATGCGGGTGTTGGTGGGTCGACTGTCTTTCGGCTCTCCAGACTCAACCCTCATTGTGGCCTTGCTGCCGCGCGTGCTTCTTGTCAGGGGCCAGGCTCGCCTTACCGATCTGGTCCGGATGCTCCGCAACGAAGCCCAAGACACCCGACCAGCGAAAGACATCGTGCTCGAGCGCCTGTTGCAATTGCTGTTGATCGAAGCCTTGCGATCGAACTCCGCGAGCCCGGAAACGCCGGGTATTATGCGTGGCCTGGCGGACCGCCATCTGGGCCCAGCTATTCGCCTCATGCACGGAACACCAGCCAAGGCGTGGACGATCGATGAATTGGCGAAGGCGGCCATGTTGTCTCGATCGGTGTTCTTTGATCGCTTTCAAAAGCAAACCGGCATGGCGCCGATGGAATACCTGCTCTCCTGGCGCATGGCCCTCGCCAAGGACATGCTGCGGCGTAGGGATGGGGGCATGAAAGAAATCGCCAGCCGCATCGGCTATGGCTCCGCAAGTGCATTCAGCGTCGCGTTTTCCCGGTTCGTTGGCCTGCCGCCGAGCCAGTATGCAGGCCTGACCGAACTGGACCACGCATCGGCGCGTACAACCGTTCCTACGGCTTCTTAG
- a CDS encoding SDR family oxidoreductase, with translation MNTVLITGCSSGFGLDIAKHFLGHGWKVIATMRSPRLDLFPTSENLVLLPLDVTKDDSVARAIEAAGPIDVLVNNAGIGWLNALEGTPIDVVRSVFETNTFGTMRMVQAVLPQFRARKAGLIINVTSSVTMKPLPLLSVYTASKAAVNAFTESLAIELAPFGIAVKIVLPDAAPDTSFGTTALSRLEDHGGFPDAYADFAETVFTAMRAPGAPKTRSSDVAEAVWYAATNPAAPVRIPAGADALALAD, from the coding sequence ATGAATACCGTTCTCATCACAGGCTGCTCGTCGGGCTTTGGTCTCGACATCGCCAAACACTTTCTGGGCCATGGCTGGAAGGTCATTGCCACAATGCGGTCCCCGCGCCTGGATCTGTTCCCGACCTCGGAGAACCTGGTGCTGCTGCCGCTCGACGTGACCAAGGACGACAGCGTAGCCCGCGCGATCGAGGCCGCAGGTCCGATCGATGTTCTCGTCAACAATGCCGGTATCGGCTGGCTAAACGCTCTGGAGGGCACGCCGATAGATGTCGTGCGGTCCGTCTTCGAGACCAACACCTTCGGAACGATGCGGATGGTGCAGGCCGTGCTGCCTCAGTTCCGGGCCAGGAAGGCGGGGCTCATCATCAACGTGACCTCGAGCGTCACGATGAAGCCGCTGCCTCTGCTTTCCGTCTACACCGCAAGCAAGGCCGCCGTGAACGCATTTACCGAATCCCTCGCCATCGAGCTTGCGCCCTTCGGCATTGCGGTGAAGATCGTTCTTCCTGATGCCGCACCTGACACCAGCTTTGGCACCACAGCTCTTTCCCGCCTGGAGGACCATGGTGGCTTCCCCGACGCCTACGCCGATTTTGCGGAAACGGTGTTTACGGCCATGAGGGCGCCTGGCGCTCCTAAAACCCGATCCTCCGACGTGGCGGAGGCCGTGTGGTACGCGGCAACCAACCCGGCAGCACCAGTGCGTATTCCGGCCGGCGCCGATGCGCTTGCGCTCGCTGACTAG
- a CDS encoding BCCT family transporter has product MLKPFIINKPVFFGSLLVIGAFVAIGVFFPNQADHIFGSMQAGILQSFGWFYLLAVGIFLITVVLLCFGRYGRLKLGPDDSTPDFRFTSWIAMLFAAGMGIGLMFYAVGEPMTHFMAPPTAEPRSIAAMREAMTVTFFHWGIHAWAIYAVVGLSLAYFGYRYKLPLTIRSGLYPLLKERINGPIGHAVDIFAIVGTMFGIATSLGVGVSQINAGLAYLLGVPIGPVVQLPLIALVTALATVSVATGLDRGVRILSEANLVVAILLMLFVLVVGPTTQLFRDLVQNLGLYLDSLVLRTFNIYAYQPTPWIDEWTLFYWAWWISWSPFVGMFIARISRGRTVREFVTAVLFIPAGFTFIWMTIFGNTAIFIDTGIAAGAVGQAIAADVSTGLFHFFQYLPFSNITSILAILLVAIFFVTSADSGSLVIDSIAAGGETQTTTGQRVFWCFMEGIVAAALLVAGGLGALQSATIATALPFTFVMLGLVWSLYLGMRADLAQLYPQGGAAAVPAHAAVELTWQRRLALMMRAPSKQEVESFITTEVRPALEQVARELAARGRPAWVEADEAGAVALRSPAQGVRDFVYGVSVASQPVANFAPLATGQPEPRYEARTYFSSGGRGYDVMGLHRDQLIADVLAQFERYLHLTQAPESQLLHGAPEHTLDS; this is encoded by the coding sequence ATGTTAAAGCCCTTCATCATCAACAAGCCGGTATTCTTCGGGTCCCTTCTCGTCATAGGGGCCTTTGTCGCGATCGGGGTTTTCTTCCCGAACCAAGCTGATCATATTTTCGGCTCAATGCAGGCCGGTATTTTGCAGAGCTTCGGCTGGTTCTACCTGCTGGCCGTCGGAATTTTCCTTATCACCGTCGTGCTCCTTTGCTTTGGCCGTTATGGGCGCCTCAAGCTCGGCCCCGATGATTCCACGCCCGATTTCAGGTTCACCTCGTGGATCGCCATGCTTTTTGCCGCCGGCATGGGGATTGGCCTCATGTTCTATGCGGTGGGCGAACCGATGACCCACTTTATGGCACCCCCGACAGCCGAGCCCCGCTCTATTGCCGCGATGCGCGAAGCTATGACCGTCACCTTCTTTCACTGGGGCATCCATGCTTGGGCAATCTACGCGGTGGTCGGCTTGTCGCTGGCCTATTTCGGCTACCGCTACAAGCTGCCGCTAACTATTCGCTCGGGTCTTTATCCGCTGCTCAAGGAGCGTATCAATGGTCCCATCGGCCATGCGGTCGACATCTTTGCGATTGTCGGCACCATGTTCGGCATAGCGACCTCCCTCGGGGTGGGTGTTTCCCAGATCAATGCAGGGCTGGCTTACCTGCTGGGTGTTCCCATCGGTCCTGTTGTTCAACTGCCGCTTATCGCGCTGGTAACGGCGCTGGCGACCGTCTCGGTCGCCACTGGATTGGACCGCGGCGTGCGCATTTTGTCGGAAGCCAACCTGGTAGTGGCGATCCTACTGATGCTGTTTGTGCTAGTCGTGGGGCCGACCACACAGTTGTTTCGTGATCTGGTACAGAACCTAGGGCTTTATCTTGATAGCCTGGTACTACGTACCTTCAATATCTACGCTTACCAGCCGACACCCTGGATCGACGAGTGGACATTGTTCTATTGGGCCTGGTGGATTTCCTGGTCTCCCTTTGTCGGGATGTTTATCGCCCGTATCTCCCGCGGTCGCACCGTTCGGGAGTTTGTGACTGCGGTGCTTTTCATTCCCGCCGGCTTCACTTTCATCTGGATGACTATTTTCGGCAACACGGCAATCTTCATCGACACGGGTATAGCAGCAGGCGCAGTGGGACAGGCTATTGCGGCGGATGTTTCAACTGGCCTCTTCCACTTCTTCCAATACCTTCCGTTCAGCAACATCACCTCAATTTTGGCAATACTTCTGGTCGCCATTTTCTTCGTCACTTCAGCAGACTCAGGTTCATTGGTCATCGATTCCATCGCCGCAGGTGGCGAGACCCAGACCACCACCGGCCAGCGGGTTTTCTGGTGCTTCATGGAAGGAATTGTTGCCGCAGCGCTCCTCGTGGCCGGAGGCTTGGGCGCATTGCAGTCGGCAACAATTGCCACCGCCCTGCCCTTCACCTTCGTCATGCTGGGCTTGGTTTGGTCGTTGTACCTCGGAATGCGCGCCGACCTGGCACAGCTATATCCCCAAGGTGGCGCGGCTGCCGTGCCCGCCCATGCGGCTGTAGAGCTAACCTGGCAACGCCGCTTAGCCTTGATGATGCGGGCTCCCAGCAAGCAAGAAGTTGAAAGCTTCATCACCACAGAGGTTCGACCCGCGCTCGAACAGGTCGCACGTGAATTGGCCGCACGTGGTCGGCCCGCCTGGGTTGAAGCGGACGAAGCTGGCGCTGTTGCCTTGCGTTCTCCTGCCCAAGGGGTGCGCGATTTTGTTTATGGCGTCAGCGTTGCATCCCAGCCAGTCGCCAATTTTGCCCCTCTCGCGACCGGCCAACCAGAACCGCGCTATGAGGCGCGCACCTATTTCTCCAGTGGTGGGCGCGGCTATGATGTCATGGGCTTACATCGCGATCAGTTGATTGCCGACGTGCTGGCACAGTTCGAACGCTACCTTCATCTTACACAAGCCCCGGAGTCCCAGCTCCTCCATGGGGCTCCGGAACACACGCTGGATAGCTGA
- a CDS encoding DnaJ domain-containing protein yields MTYILLGSLALLATLAIFNQIKRYDPQLLRRGLRWLVGGLGVAIATLLLVARRLDLALFVGAAAFAVLRTGRLGPFSLQGPLGPAHNISKVRSYRFAMELDHDTGAVSGRILNGEFAGMDLLDLGEADTRTLLAEVAGDADSLSLLESWLDANRSGWREYFAQQDSGGTGEAAPERDPLEEAYAILGLEADATEEQIRTAHRELMKAVHPDHGGSSYLAAKINQARDLLLKHAK; encoded by the coding sequence ATGACCTATATCCTTTTGGGCAGCCTGGCGCTGCTCGCCACACTGGCCATCTTCAACCAGATCAAAAGATACGATCCTCAACTGCTCAGACGTGGACTTCGCTGGCTGGTGGGCGGTCTGGGCGTTGCAATCGCCACCCTTTTGCTCGTGGCCCGGCGCTTGGATCTTGCATTGTTTGTCGGGGCGGCGGCATTTGCAGTGCTGCGTACAGGCCGGCTTGGCCCCTTTTCCCTCCAAGGACCACTCGGGCCAGCCCACAACATCTCCAAAGTGCGCAGCTACCGCTTCGCGATGGAGCTGGATCACGACACCGGGGCCGTTTCCGGCAGGATTCTTAACGGTGAGTTCGCTGGGATGGACCTGCTTGATCTCGGCGAGGCTGACACACGCACCCTTCTCGCCGAGGTAGCGGGGGATGCCGACAGCCTCAGCCTGCTGGAGAGCTGGCTTGACGCCAACCGCAGCGGCTGGCGCGAGTACTTCGCCCAACAGGACAGCGGTGGAACCGGGGAAGCTGCCCCTGAACGCGATCCACTGGAGGAAGCTTACGCCATTCTGGGTCTCGAGGCTGACGCGACCGAAGAGCAAATCCGCACCGCTCATCGCGAGTTGATGAAGGCGGTGCATCCGGACCATGGCGGCTCGAGCTATTTGGCAGCCAAGATCAACCAGGCGCGTGACCTGCTACTCAAGCACGCCAAGTAG
- a CDS encoding VWA domain-containing protein yields the protein MLFALDATLSRQPTWDLACSLQAEMFEAIPRASALQVQLLYFRGFGECRASKWVVDGGSLAKLMSGIQCQGGRTQISKAFAHARAEHARRRINAVIYVGDAVEESVDELAETAGQLGLLGLPLFIFQEGRDAQVERAFREFARLSKGAYARFDSSAPQELAALLKAVAAYARGGSDMLRLQASPQAQALLSQLRP from the coding sequence GTGCTCTTCGCGCTCGACGCGACGCTCAGCCGCCAGCCAACCTGGGATCTCGCCTGTTCGCTGCAGGCGGAGATGTTTGAGGCGATCCCGAGGGCCAGCGCACTTCAGGTCCAACTGCTCTACTTTCGCGGCTTTGGCGAATGCCGCGCCAGCAAATGGGTGGTCGATGGAGGCAGCCTGGCCAAGCTCATGAGCGGGATTCAGTGCCAGGGAGGGCGGACGCAGATCTCCAAGGCCTTCGCCCATGCCCGTGCGGAGCACGCCAGGCGCCGCATCAATGCCGTGATCTATGTGGGGGACGCGGTGGAGGAGAGTGTGGACGAGCTGGCGGAGACCGCCGGACAACTAGGCCTTCTCGGTCTGCCCCTGTTCATCTTTCAAGAGGGGCGGGATGCGCAGGTGGAGCGGGCTTTCCGAGAGTTTGCCCGACTAAGCAAGGGCGCATATGCACGTTTCGACTCGTCGGCGCCCCAAGAGCTCGCAGCGCTGCTCAAGGCGGTGGCAGCTTACGCGAGGGGCGGTAGCGACATGCTGAGGCTGCAAGCCAGTCCACAGGCCCAAGCGCTGCTCTCGCAACTGCGTCCATGA